A part of Ptychodera flava strain L36383 chromosome 11, AS_Pfla_20210202, whole genome shotgun sequence genomic DNA contains:
- the LOC139143764 gene encoding uncharacterized protein isoform X2, with protein sequence MKGAVCLVVCLFGVVLVVATVPQEGKQGSNETSDRKGNAQTDEVAPEKTGTDVDSNEVKLKNRRSAQELPREKRDNTCDLDRVPSGLTERKAYKHFNFKFFDKHIKDEILNILNSDIAVEIGKIAENSRKDAVGAFDTKGTQDAFRYALTSYRVAEKYGYNTAKAFGDADERTHFRDLPTRLMALHNREVGRCLQKNRSTPEKSEVEVIKDALKSGKLQVVHDTSYDVKWPSFQKCGQTILNTILSILVQPSYNSASFPQTWRAKIRAP encoded by the exons ATGAAGGGTGCTGTGTGTCTTGTGGTTTGTCTGTTTGGTGTCGTGTTGGTGGTGGCAACGGTGCCACAGGAAGGTAAACAAGGAAGTAATGAGACCAGTGATCGAAAAGGAAATGCACAGACAGACGAAGTCGCCCCTGAAAAGACTGGAACG GACGTCGACAGTAACGAGGTTAAACTCAAGAACCGGAGATCGGCGCAAGAATTGCCCAGGGAGAAGAGGGATAATACCTGCG ATTTAGATCGTGTACCATCAGGCCTGACGGAAAGGAAAGCTTACAagcatttcaattttaaattctTCGATAAGCATATAAAAGATGAGATACTGAACATCCTTAACTCTGACATAGCGGTGGAAATCGGCAAAATTGCCGAAAATAGCAGGAAAGATGCTGTCGGTGCTTTTGATACAAAAG GAACACAGGACGCTTTTCGGTATGCTCTGACTAGCTACAGAGTCGCTGAGAAATATGGCTACAACACAGCGAAGGCATTTGGCGATGCTGACGAACGGACGCACTTTCGAGACTTGCCGACGAGGCTAATGGCCCTGCACAACAGAGAAGTCGGGAGATGTCTCCAAAAGAATCGCTCTACTCCAGAGAAGAGCGAAGTCGAAGTTATAAAGGATGCGCTGAAAAGCGGGAAATTGCAAGTCGTTCATGACACCAGCTATGACG TGAAATGGCCAAGTTTTCAGAAATGTGGTCAAACTATCCTAAATACTATACTATCAATTCTAGTCCAACCATCGTACAATTCTGCAAGCTTCCCTCAGACTTGGAGGGCAAAAATTCGTGCGCCATGA
- the LOC139143764 gene encoding uncharacterized protein isoform X1, with translation MKGAVCLVVCLFGVVLVVATVPQEGKQGSNETSDRKGNAQTDEVAPEKTGTKDVDSNEVKLKNRRSAQELPREKRDNTCDLDRVPSGLTERKAYKHFNFKFFDKHIKDEILNILNSDIAVEIGKIAENSRKDAVGAFDTKGTQDAFRYALTSYRVAEKYGYNTAKAFGDADERTHFRDLPTRLMALHNREVGRCLQKNRSTPEKSEVEVIKDALKSGKLQVVHDTSYDVKWPSFQKCGQTILNTILSILVQPSYNSASFPQTWRAKIRAP, from the exons ATGAAGGGTGCTGTGTGTCTTGTGGTTTGTCTGTTTGGTGTCGTGTTGGTGGTGGCAACGGTGCCACAGGAAGGTAAACAAGGAAGTAATGAGACCAGTGATCGAAAAGGAAATGCACAGACAGACGAAGTCGCCCCTGAAAAGACTGGAACG AAGGACGTCGACAGTAACGAGGTTAAACTCAAGAACCGGAGATCGGCGCAAGAATTGCCCAGGGAGAAGAGGGATAATACCTGCG ATTTAGATCGTGTACCATCAGGCCTGACGGAAAGGAAAGCTTACAagcatttcaattttaaattctTCGATAAGCATATAAAAGATGAGATACTGAACATCCTTAACTCTGACATAGCGGTGGAAATCGGCAAAATTGCCGAAAATAGCAGGAAAGATGCTGTCGGTGCTTTTGATACAAAAG GAACACAGGACGCTTTTCGGTATGCTCTGACTAGCTACAGAGTCGCTGAGAAATATGGCTACAACACAGCGAAGGCATTTGGCGATGCTGACGAACGGACGCACTTTCGAGACTTGCCGACGAGGCTAATGGCCCTGCACAACAGAGAAGTCGGGAGATGTCTCCAAAAGAATCGCTCTACTCCAGAGAAGAGCGAAGTCGAAGTTATAAAGGATGCGCTGAAAAGCGGGAAATTGCAAGTCGTTCATGACACCAGCTATGACG TGAAATGGCCAAGTTTTCAGAAATGTGGTCAAACTATCCTAAATACTATACTATCAATTCTAGTCCAACCATCGTACAATTCTGCAAGCTTCCCTCAGACTTGGAGGGCAAAAATTCGTGCGCCATGA
- the LOC139143765 gene encoding uncharacterized protein: MPIKFLLNVYSSLMTVIMYATRGKMRVAAFVVVLCIVFTRQGKGDTGDGKGFENHKKIIDTEYDGSLELSHLSGSKTLLRKTRDATCGAAKVPSNLPEIKVYEYYDFDHDGGWWETTLRYFQFWRAKAIEGIFEKARTEAVAAFKTKGEQDAFWYALASYRVAREYSFDTAKLFGDAHERERFKPLPERLMALHNRETGRCLAEDLDNEKKPDVDVIKDALTSGKLQVHLDSTYNVKWPDFTALWSSYPLYDKYSSTTKPTLIEYCKLSKDLEGQNSCAIRVSRALIATEHRLYFNPHGVDWARFVNEDGERYIIRVRVMRAYLEGTRGDAKITGSTEDNFIDKKGIIVFEGCSFSDATGHVDLWNGTTCAGECYFHKCNDNRLFEF; this comes from the exons ATGCCGATTAAGTTTCTGTTGAATGTCTATTCTAGTCTGATGACAGTGATCATGTACGCAACGCGGGGGAAAATGCGAGTGGCGGCGTTTGTTGTCGTACTATGTATAGTGTTCACCCGACAAGGAAAGGGCGATACCGGGGATGGCAAAGGATTCGAAAACCACAAGAAG ATAATCGATACGGAATATGACGGGTCTTTGGAGCTTTCACATCTGTCGGGTTCGAAGACGTTGCTAAGAAAGACCAGAGACGCCACGTGTG GCGCCGCGAAAGTCCCCTCAAATCTCCCGGAAATAAAGGTTTACGAGTATTACGACTTTGACCATGATGGCGGTTGGTGGGAAACCACGCTGCGCTACTTTCAATTCTGGAGGGCAAAGGCAATTGAAGGAATCTTCGAGAAGGCAAGGACCGAGGCTGTTGCTGCATTCAAGACAAAAG GTGAACAAGATGCATTTTGGTACGCCCTAGCCAGTTATAGAGTCGCCAGGGAGTACAGTTTCGACACGGCCAAACTGTTCGGCGATGCTCACGAGAGGGAGCGCTTTAAACCGTTGCCGGAAAGGTTGATGGCCCTGCACAACAGAGAAACTGGAAGGTGCCTAGCAGAGGATCTCGACAATGAAAAGAAACCTGACGTCGATGTTATCAAGGACGCGCTCACAAGCGGCAAGCTACAAGTTCATCTTGACAGCACATATAACG TGAAATGGCCAGACTTCACGGCGTTGTGGTCTAGTTATCCCCTGTATGACAAGTACAGTTCGACCACGAAGCCTACATTAATCGAATACTGCAAGCTGTCGAAAGACCTGGAGGGCCAAAATTCGTGCGCAATAAGAGTGAGCCGTGCCCTGATTGCTACCG AACATAGACTATACTTCAACCCGCACGGAGTGGACTGGGCAAGGTTTGTGAACGAAGACGGCGAAAGATACATCATAAGGGTGAGGGTGATGCGAGCGTACCTAGAGGGCACGAGGGGAGATGCTAAGATTACAGGAAGCACAGAGGACAACTTCATA gaTAAGAAAGGAATCATCGTATTTGAAGGATGCAGCTTCAGCGACGCTACAGGCCACGTTGATCTGTGGAACGGTACAACCTGCGCTGGAGAATGTTATTTCCATAAATGCAACGATAACAGATTGTTTGAATTTTAG
- the LOC139143762 gene encoding uncharacterized protein isoform X1, which produces MRGVDAVYDNQLNVTRQGSLPDLRETSDFVIDHETKEMLELRDEMLNLHLKPSYNSPRSAWSAGTSRQELDRIRLQTPQTPNVQPIKPQTPLTNGEVNHNVVKKVPKPPESPQNGLTITGRTLPLPPAKPQTNSHTRPIVTKPPKAPSPGLRGKSGEVNGC; this is translated from the exons ATGAGAGGTGTCGACGCAGTGTATGACAA CCAGCTCAACGTCACCCGACAAGGGAGTTTGCCTGACCTTCGGGAAACTTCGGATTTCGTCATCGACCACGAAACGAAAGAAATGCTGGAGCTTCGGGATGAGATGCTGAACCTGCACCTGAAACCGAGTTACAACTCGCCGAGGAGTGCCTGGTCGGCTGGCACGAGCCGACAAGAGTTGGACAGAATCAGGTTACAG ACTCCCCAGACGCCTAACGTACAGCCGATCAAGCCACAGACGCCGCTGACGAATGGCGAAGTCAACCACAACGTGGTCAAAAAAGTGCCCAAGCCGCCAGAAAGCCCCCAAAATGGACTTACAATTACAGGACGAACTCTACCTCTGCCGCCTGCCAAACCCCAAACGAACAGCCACACGCGACCGATTGTCACTAAACCGCCGAAGGCGCCCTCACCGGGGCTTCGAGGAAAGTCGGGAGAAGTCAACGGGTGTTGA
- the LOC139143762 gene encoding uncharacterized protein isoform X2, whose product MSQLNVTRQGSLPDLRETSDFVIDHETKEMLELRDEMLNLHLKPSYNSPRSAWSAGTSRQELDRIRLQTPQTPNVQPIKPQTPLTNGEVNHNVVKKVPKPPESPQNGLTITGRTLPLPPAKPQTNSHTRPIVTKPPKAPSPGLRGKSGEVNGC is encoded by the exons CCAGCTCAACGTCACCCGACAAGGGAGTTTGCCTGACCTTCGGGAAACTTCGGATTTCGTCATCGACCACGAAACGAAAGAAATGCTGGAGCTTCGGGATGAGATGCTGAACCTGCACCTGAAACCGAGTTACAACTCGCCGAGGAGTGCCTGGTCGGCTGGCACGAGCCGACAAGAGTTGGACAGAATCAGGTTACAG ACTCCCCAGACGCCTAACGTACAGCCGATCAAGCCACAGACGCCGCTGACGAATGGCGAAGTCAACCACAACGTGGTCAAAAAAGTGCCCAAGCCGCCAGAAAGCCCCCAAAATGGACTTACAATTACAGGACGAACTCTACCTCTGCCGCCTGCCAAACCCCAAACGAACAGCCACACGCGACCGATTGTCACTAAACCGCCGAAGGCGCCCTCACCGGGGCTTCGAGGAAAGTCGGGAGAAGTCAACGGGTGTTGA